The DNA segment CAAAAACATTTGCTGAGGATGCAAGAAAGTTATCAAGAGAATACAAAGAAATCTTTCATGACATTGGAGAATATGGAATTAAGCACGGTGAAAAAATCAAACTATGCAATGTATATGGAAAAGGTTTTGGAAATAGAAACAGCCCACGAAAGACAAAGATTGTAAATAGGCAAGAATCAATTGATGATTTTAGAGGACCTAGTTCATTTCGATTCAATGAAGTTGATATCGAGTTAGTTGTAAAAGATCCCAAAACCATGCTGACACATCATACGTGGACTTGGAAGATTGAAAGCATTGCAAAAGAAGTGCGTGATGTGATATTTTATACAATTGCAGGTGATTCTAAAAAAGACTTTGCAGATCTGAATGTCAAAGTAACAGATAGAGGCAAAAGACTAGCATTAGATAGAATAAAAAAAGACGAGCCTAAACTAAAAAAGTTTTACATAAAATTTGCAAAGCCAATAAAGCCCAAACAAAAACGCATCCTAAAACTTGAATATGATTGGGAAGAGCCTGATCGGGAATTTTCTTACAATCTTGCCAGCAACTGTAAAAAATTCTCGTACAAGTTTTCAATTCCAAAAGATCATCCTATTGAAAGCAGAATAATTCACTCTGTTCCAAATGTCGGGTATGAGGCTTATCCTTCTGAGCCTGCCAAGATATCATATGGCAAAAAAAATACTGTAGTTACGTGGAAATCTACAAACCTAAAGGCAAACGATGAAATCACACACAAATGGTAAGAACATAAGACTTTATTATTACCGAACCAATTCAATTTATTGTCTACTGAATCATACAAGGGTAGAACTATAGAATTTGATGAGAATAATTTGAGCATTGACGGTGACAAGATATCTGTAGAAAAAGATAATTCTGGAAAATTTGTAAGCGTGAAATTTCCATATTCATCATTTGACAATCTCTTAGATCTTGCAAAGGCAATAATTGATAATATGTAAAGGGAAAAGATATGGGAGAAAGAAAGAATCAGTCTGAACTATCGTCGCAAGAAAAACAAGACTTTGTTGATGCCGTTCTTGCGCTAAAGAGTTCTGGCAAGTATGATCAGTTTGTGCAGATGCATGTTGATGCAATGGCAAACCCGACACCGTCAACTGGCAGTCCAATGATGAGAAACTCTGCACACAGGGGACCTGCATTTCTTCCATGGCACAGGGAATATCTTCGGCTATTTGAGATAGAACTTCAAAAGATAAATCCGTCAGTTAATCTTCCGTACTGGGACTGGACAGTAGATAACAACCTCAACTCGTCAATCTTTTCTGATAATTTTATGGGAGGAAATGGCAATCCCTCAAACGGAAATCGCGTAGAGACTGGGCCGTTTGCATTTGATAACAACTGGGAGCTGACAATTGACGGGCCTGCGCTGCGAAGAACAATAGGTAGCAGCATATCCTCACTTCCGACTTCTGTTCAGGTGGATGATTGTCTTTCAATTGCAACCTATGATTCTGCACCATGGGATGCAACAAGTGATCCTGCAACAAGCTTTAGAAACAGACTGGAGGGATGGCTTGGGACTGGCAACATACACAACCGTGTCCATGTCTGGATTGGAGGATCCATGACGCTTGGCTCATCGCCTAATGATCCACTGTTTTTTCTTCATCACTGTTTTATTGACAAGATTTGGGCCGAGTGGCAGCAAAAGCCACAATCTTCAGGATATCTTCCTACGGGCGGAACAAACACGGGACACAACCTTCATGATCAAATGTTTCCGTGGAGTGCTGGAACTACACCAGAAAGCGTATTGGATATTTCTAAACTGGGATATACGTATGATACCATGTCAGGTGGAACGACTCATAGTGTCAACCTTACCGAATCCATCGATGTGTCCGATGATGCAAACGTAGAAAAAAAGCCACATTCTAGCACAAGCAAACCTGCCCCTTCTACTAGTAAGTGTTTTATTGCAACTGCTGCATACGGCTCAGAACTTGAACCTCCCGTCCAGTTTCTACGTGAGTTTCGTGATGATGTGGTGCTACAGTCGCGTTTCCAAAAATCGTTTTCAAGGATGCTAGATGGATACTACAAATTCAGTCCGCCAATTGCTGATCAGATGCGAAAACACGACTCACTAAAGTATCTCATAAAATACTCTGTCGTGTGGCCATTTGTTGCAATAACTGGTGCATGTGCATTGGTACTGCAAAAGCTTGGGCTTTCAAAATAGATTACCGTATCTTGCTTTCCTGAAAACTAGATGCACTATTCCAGCAGTGAATAAAATAGTCATGACACCACTCCAAAAACTCTGGAGAGTCGCCGTAAAACATTTTTGACATGTCTGCCTCTCCGTCCTTTGGAAAGACAACTCCTGCCTCTTTTTCATTTAGTACCAGGACTATTTTTACATCCTTTACCATTTTGCGTTTTACCTTCCCATCATCTACGAATTTTTTGAATCCCTTGTTCTTGAATATCTTCTTTCTATCGCTTGGAACTACTACTGATTCAGAAAATATGGTAGATACTGTAATTCCATTTTTTAGTCCTGTTACTAGTGGCCTTGTTATGTCTTCCGTGTATGGAACTTCAGATAATATGTTGCAGATGTATTTTTGTGCATTGGCATAGATGTCTTTGCATGTCTCCATGACCTTTACGTATCCTTTGATCTCTTTTCCACTTGACAACTCGCCTATTCTACTTTGAAATTTTTTTGGCAGTTCGTCTAGAGTATGGTCCTTAAAGTAGGTCTGGCTCTTTGTAATGAATTGTAATTGGGGGAAGATGTTGCATACTAGTTTGCCTTTTGTTGTAAGGCAATAACTTCCATCGGTTTCTTTTTTTATCGCCTCCATCTTTAATAGACGGGAAATGTTTCTGTGAATCTCAGGTGCCGTGGCATTTAGCTTTTTTGCCATCCCTGATAGCGAAGTCTGCTCTTTTTGCAGCTGCATCAGTATTGCTATTCTTTGCTCGCTTGCCATCTCAAATAACTCAGCTGAGACAATCTCTGATACATCTACCATACACAGACTAGACATGTCTGTTTCTAAACATTTTGTTAGGATTCTGGCCAATTCCCACCACATCTATTACAGCATCCACGCAAGCCGTTATACCTTGAATCAGAAATTATGATGATCTTTGTAGAGCCGCAACCCATGCATGAATAATTGCCCATGGCTATTCTTGTTTTAGTTTATATATTATTCTGGTTTAGCTACCCTGTAGAATCTTTAGCTGTGCTAATAATTCTTACATAAATCCTATCTACTATAATGTAGTATGAATATGGGAAAATATCAAATGAATAGGACACTTGTATTGCTCCTTGTAGTCTTAGGAACTGGCATAAATGCAGTTCCGTATTCTGATGCCTCAAGTCACAGCATTGCATTTGATAGTGCAACATACTTTCTTAGCAGCGGTCAGGTTGGAGGCAGTGCTGTTAAAATTACCGTAACTGACTCATCGGCTAATTTAGATTCGGGAGCAATTGACACAGTTACAATTAACGTTTCTTCTGATACTGACACTTTGGGGATTTCACTAGTACTTTCTGAAACTGGAGTAAACACCGGAATATTTGAGAACACCAATCTGATATTCATGGAAGCTAACTGGCAGTTTGCAATAGCTAACTCTGTAACGGTTACAGTTGATGATTCTTCTGCTGACACTACGGCAGGAATTGATTCCACATCAGTTACCGTAGTTTCTGAGTCAGATGGTACAGGAATTACTGTATCACTTCAAGAGACATCTGGTACTTCAGGAATATTTACTGGCACCTTGCAATTTACAACCGGAACATCTAGTGGAAACGCAATCAAAGTTGCACAGGGAGACATTGTAAGTATCTTTTATGCTCCAAGCTCTCAGATATCAAATGCGTTGATTATACCAAACCCTGATTCTGGAAAAGGCGCCTTGCAGGCATTGGTAGGTGATACCATTACTGCAACGTATGACTCTGTATCTGATACTGCAACCATTGGAAGCTCCGGTGGCGGTGGAGGCGGGGGCGGAATAGCCCGTGCAGGACTAGTAGTTGATGCAGTAGCTGGATTTGGCGGAGGATGCAGAAGTGACTGTACTCCACCAACGCTTGGAGTCACAAGTAATGGAATAAGATTAGTCACTGATGGTTTTTCATACAATGGAAATACAGTAGATGTACAACTTTACTATACGCCATATCCGCTAATTCCAGTAGAGGTAGGCCAGAAAAATACTGCAGTACTCAAAGTGTATGAGAATGGTGGCATTGAAAACATACGACACGTCGAGCTTGGATTTGGAATAGGAAAAGACAAGGTAATCAGCCAGAGCAAGGCAGTAATTAATTATGATATATTCTTTGATGGTACCGCATCAGTTGATGTCTTTGATCCAGAAGACGCACTAGATGAAGTGGATGTGTCATCTAGGCCTGTTCCATGTACGGACCAGTCCCTAGAGGAGAAATGTCTTGAGGTTACCATTAACCATATGTTTCGCACACCATTGGAGTTTAACATGGTTGGAACAAATACATGGGATGCAAAACGAAACAGCTGGCAAAACTATTACAACCACGGCATAGAAATAACTGGAGAATCACTCAATCCTCCAAAGACAGTAAATGTTTTGGATAGGGTTGGGCATCTACATACAATTACGCTGATTGACTCTGAACATGGAATAGACAAGTCTGGAAAGTTATGGTACAAAGAAAAGTTTTGGACGCAGGAGATTGACACGTCTCAAAGACATGACGTAATAACTTCACATGGAATTGACAGAAATCACATGCTGTTTTATGATTACATGCTTGACCAGACAAAGATTGCACAAAAAACACTTGATGAAATAGTTCGGGGAAAGATAATCCATAACTCTGACTATGGAAAAAACTACTATCTGCAAATCTATCCAGAATCTGTTTCCAGATCTGAAAATGAATTGTTGCAAAAACAAATCATACAAGAAATACTACAAGCTCAATCTGTTGTAAATGAAAAGTGGCCATATATTATGCTGACAAAAAATGATAAATAGTAACTGCATATTCATAATGACGGGGTGTGGGAATTGCCTAAAATAAAATTATCTTATAATATTATTTTACTTGCAATGGTGAGTTTATTTTTTGTTTTTGGAACTGATTCAGTTTATGCACAATCTTCATACCCTCAAATTATTTTTATGAATCAGCTTGAACCCGAAGATCCTATTGTTGAAAATTCTATTTTCATATCCCATGGATTACATATACGAATTTTAACGGATTCAAATTTTTCTGATGATACACTCCAAGTTGACATAGAATCAATTGTTGGTAATAACATCAGAGCAAAGTTTACTCCTAAACTAACGTTTGAACGAATACCTAATACCAATTGGTTTGATCTACCTACTACCTATGTTTACTTTAACCAAACTGAGACTGATAATGACAAACCTGCATTATTTGCAGAGATTGGTGATACAATCAAGGTAAGTTATGGAGGTGTTGAAAATACTGTCAAGGTAATTGACGATGAAATAGGAGAAATACCTTACATAGATCCTGACATTAATCCCTACTATGCTTTTCCACAATGTTCCGATGAACAAAAGGACCCTGATGGATTATGTACATCATGGAAAAAAAATAACGGATTGGAAATAACATATACAAATTCTGAATCTACTGGTGTGTTTTTTTGGCCCTGCTCTGATCTTGACTCTGATCCTCTAAATAATTGCCCAACCGTCGGAGGCAAAGATATCTACGTTGAGATTGATTACATGATAGGTCATGAACCTGATGTTACTGCATTAGAAAATATTGCTGAGGCCTTCTCCAAACAAGGAATAACACTACACGTCAATATTGATGATAGAATTCCATATCATAGTGATACGATGTCTCCTCCCTCCGAAGGTGGAATCATTGATCTTTCAAGCCCATTAATGCCTGACTTTGACAAACTAAAAAAATCATATTTTGGAACTACTGATGAACGCAACAATGCTTCTAGTGATGCAGAACTTCAAAATATTCTGACTGCAAAAAGAATGGCAGTTCATTATGTTATTTATGGTCATTCTATTCCTAGCGGTTCTTCTGGAATGGCAGAGATTCCTGGAAATGACTTTTTGATAACTCTTGGAAACTGGGCTGGAGGAGTTGGTTCTTCTGATGATCAGGCAGGAACATTCATGCATGAACTAGGACACAACCTTGGATTGTTTCATGGTGGACATGATGATGTAAACTGCAAGCCAAACTATCTTAGTGTCATGAGTTGGTCAAGACAGTTTTCAGATTTCTTTACTACCACCAGAACACTTGACTATTCATCTGAGTATTTGATATCTTCTACTACGTATCCTGTGGATGTTATTGATGAATCTAATCTTGATGAGCTTTTCGGACTTACTTCCATGCAATCAGATAAACCAATAGAGT comes from the Candidatus Nitrosopumilus sediminis genome and includes:
- a CDS encoding helix-turn-helix transcriptional regulator; the encoded protein is MARILTKCLETDMSSLCMVDVSEIVSAELFEMASEQRIAILMQLQKEQTSLSGMAKKLNATAPEIHRNISRLLKMEAIKKETDGSYCLTTKGKLVCNIFPQLQFITKSQTYFKDHTLDELPKKFQSRIGELSSGKEIKGYVKVMETCKDIYANAQKYICNILSEVPYTEDITRPLVTGLKNGITVSTIFSESVVVPSDRKKIFKNKGFKKFVDDGKVKRKMVKDVKIVLVLNEKEAGVVFPKDGEADMSKMFYGDSPEFLEWCHDYFIHCWNSASSFQESKIR
- a CDS encoding adenylate/guanylate cyclase domain-containing protein, with protein sequence MTSKINVIAEILGLMEENKQTKDWLLDKTKIHHIKVDPTLTSFKILKKCPIKFLNSLLKSLQSNDYTYGDIEKFTRTYHWFFTDIVASATPKNVTIEQLQKIIVLNKLISQSDVFQKNKDYAALVPTGDGIAIGFPFSAEHPLQLAIDLHKGITKYNQNRKGRDRLSIRVGIETGSVYIIKSFTGYDNYWGSGIIMARRIMDTAGDMNIFTSKTFAEDARKLSREYKEIFHDIGEYGIKHGEKIKLCNVYGKGFGNRNSPRKTKIVNRQESIDDFRGPSSFRFNEVDIELVVKDPKTMLTHHTWTWKIESIAKEVRDVIFYTIAGDSKKDFADLNVKVTDRGKRLALDRIKKDEPKLKKFYIKFAKPIKPKQKRILKLEYDWEEPDREFSYNLASNCKKFSYKFSIPKDHPIESRIIHSVPNVGYEAYPSEPAKISYGKKNTVVTWKSTNLKANDEITHKW
- a CDS encoding zinc-dependent metalloprotease family protein; protein product: MPKIKLSYNIILLAMVSLFFVFGTDSVYAQSSYPQIIFMNQLEPEDPIVENSIFISHGLHIRILTDSNFSDDTLQVDIESIVGNNIRAKFTPKLTFERIPNTNWFDLPTTYVYFNQTETDNDKPALFAEIGDTIKVSYGGVENTVKVIDDEIGEIPYIDPDINPYYAFPQCSDEQKDPDGLCTSWKKNNGLEITYTNSESTGVFFWPCSDLDSDPLNNCPTVGGKDIYVEIDYMIGHEPDVTALENIAEAFSKQGITLHVNIDDRIPYHSDTMSPPSEGGIIDLSSPLMPDFDKLKKSYFGTTDERNNASSDAELQNILTAKRMAVHYVIYGHSIPSGSSGMAEIPGNDFLITLGNWAGGVGSSDDQAGTFMHELGHNLGLFHGGHDDVNCKPNYLSVMSWSRQFSDFFTTTRTLDYSSEYLISSTTYPVDVIDESNLDELFGLTSMQSDKPIEFVYSDDIGNIKRGFSGYWTGPDITENNFLKLRS
- a CDS encoding tyrosinase family protein, whose product is MGERKNQSELSSQEKQDFVDAVLALKSSGKYDQFVQMHVDAMANPTPSTGSPMMRNSAHRGPAFLPWHREYLRLFEIELQKINPSVNLPYWDWTVDNNLNSSIFSDNFMGGNGNPSNGNRVETGPFAFDNNWELTIDGPALRRTIGSSISSLPTSVQVDDCLSIATYDSAPWDATSDPATSFRNRLEGWLGTGNIHNRVHVWIGGSMTLGSSPNDPLFFLHHCFIDKIWAEWQQKPQSSGYLPTGGTNTGHNLHDQMFPWSAGTTPESVLDISKLGYTYDTMSGGTTHSVNLTESIDVSDDANVEKKPHSSTSKPAPSTSKCFIATAAYGSELEPPVQFLREFRDDVVLQSRFQKSFSRMLDGYYKFSPPIADQMRKHDSLKYLIKYSVVWPFVAITGACALVLQKLGLSK